TGTTCATCTCCATATGTATCGAAGTCTGACATGGTCACTAGGCCTCCTGCTGATTATCGTTGACGCGCACCCAACCACGTCGTAGCGCCATGATCGCGGCCTGCGTACGGTCATTGACATTCAGCTTTTTCAAGATCGACGTCATATGATTTTTAACGGTTTGCTGGCTAATGCCAAGTTTGCTGGCGATTTCTTTATTGATCAGCCCGCTTGTGACGTACTGTAGAATTTCCATTTCCCTTGGGCTAAGCGGGATGTAGTGCGCTTCAGCATCCGTTGTATAGCCAATATTATCTTCTAGTTGGGTGTTCAACCAATTAAGGTATTCGTTGTGGCTCATCTGTTTATCGCCGACAACGTAATATCCTTCAGCAACGGATCGAATAATACTGACGAGTGTATCCGCGTCTACATCTTTAGCACAATAAGCAGAAGCACCGGAGCGCATGGCATGCAGCGTCTGTTCTTCATCATGATGTGCCGTAAGAATGACAACGGATGTGTCATTATCACTTGCATTTAGTTTGCGGGCAATTTGCAGCCCATTAACGTCAGGAAGGTTGATGTCCAAAAGGACGACATCCGGACTAAGTTCTTTGATTTTTTTCAAAGCTGTCAGG
The Phototrophicus methaneseepsis DNA segment above includes these coding regions:
- a CDS encoding response regulator; this translates as MIHVFIVDDHPLFREGLMGALSYEDDIEVVGICADGLTALKKIKELSPDVVLLDINLPDVNGLQIARKLNASDNDTSVVILTAHHDEEQTLHAMRSGASAYCAKDVDADTLVSIIRSVAEGYYVVGDKQMSHNEYLNWLNTQLEDNIGYTTDAEAHYIPLSPREMEILQYVTSGLINKEIASKLGISQQTVKNHMTSILKKLNVNDRTQAAIMALRRGWVRVNDNQQEA